The proteins below are encoded in one region of Pseudomonas sp. SCB32:
- a CDS encoding FAD-dependent oxidoreductase: MIQPARPEDDLFPHLFSPLRIGNITVRNRLMQTAHAKGFHAGNGLTNDRDVYYQAERAKGGIGLIVTGARHTHPQSTGPGRTLARGNREEIIERDAEMVRAVHAFGGRIIAQLIHFGPQGRSGALDDYRVLMGPSTMKSPAYNEWAREMTKAEMDEVSEHFAQTALYSKAAGFDGVELHYSHGYLHQQFLSFVYNKRTDEYGGSLENIVRFPIETLERVREAVGPDFVVGVRISLDECTVDGMHPDTAIEMTKLLVATGKLDYVSATAGTYAAHADQIPPGDYPENWLVDDGARLRTALREISDIPVFIVGHIVDPEKAESLIASGAADMVAMTRSQIADPQFANKLREGRADEINHCIRCNQACIARLMVGNAISCVVNPAAGREQRLGVHTLQAAVQPRHWLVVGGGPAGMKAALTLRQRGHRVSLVERGERLGGQLNFAAQLPRRHKFSFIPRDLETQLRKSGVEIHLNRALDADSVLAWGADGVILATGSRPLKTAFTSTRPAVDRVPGTEQDNVLSVIEVLQAPGRVGKRVVLFDEDGGKYALGTAEFLLDRGHQVHLVSRFTALSPNLALTLDLPVNYRHVFAKGLEYTLNSWVRRIEGNRTQLFNLFTDQDSAQLEADTFIVAAGHTPFDELYRALQGRVESLHCIGDARLPRPLQDIIYEGFLAGREQLDDPARFIEQGELEGFGSDWWSAMSRQLEGGEA; the protein is encoded by the coding sequence ATGATCCAGCCCGCACGGCCGGAGGATGACCTCTTCCCACATCTTTTCAGTCCCCTGCGCATCGGCAACATCACTGTGCGCAACCGCCTCATGCAGACCGCCCATGCCAAGGGCTTCCACGCCGGCAACGGCCTGACCAACGACCGCGACGTCTACTACCAGGCCGAGCGGGCCAAGGGTGGCATCGGCCTGATCGTCACCGGCGCGCGCCACACCCACCCGCAGTCGACCGGCCCCGGCCGCACCCTGGCGCGCGGCAACCGCGAGGAAATTATCGAGCGCGATGCCGAAATGGTCCGCGCGGTGCATGCCTTCGGCGGACGGATCATCGCCCAGCTGATCCACTTCGGCCCCCAGGGGCGCAGCGGCGCGCTGGACGACTACCGCGTGCTGATGGGCCCCTCGACCATGAAGTCGCCGGCCTACAACGAGTGGGCGCGGGAGATGACCAAGGCGGAAATGGACGAGGTCTCCGAGCACTTCGCGCAGACCGCGCTGTACTCCAAGGCCGCGGGTTTCGACGGCGTCGAATTGCACTATTCGCACGGCTATCTGCACCAGCAGTTCCTCTCCTTCGTCTACAACAAGCGCACCGACGAGTACGGCGGCAGCCTGGAAAACATCGTGCGCTTCCCCATCGAGACCCTGGAGCGGGTGCGCGAGGCGGTCGGTCCGGACTTCGTGGTCGGCGTGCGCATCTCGCTGGACGAATGCACCGTCGACGGCATGCACCCCGACACCGCAATCGAGATGACCAAGCTGCTGGTGGCCACTGGCAAGCTGGACTACGTCAGTGCCACTGCTGGCACTTATGCCGCGCACGCCGACCAGATTCCACCCGGCGACTACCCGGAGAACTGGCTGGTGGATGACGGCGCCCGCCTGCGCACGGCGCTGCGCGAAATCAGCGACATCCCGGTATTCATCGTCGGCCATATCGTCGATCCGGAGAAAGCCGAGTCGCTGATCGCCAGCGGCGCCGCCGACATGGTGGCGATGACCCGCAGCCAGATCGCCGACCCGCAGTTTGCCAACAAGCTGCGCGAGGGACGCGCCGACGAAATCAATCACTGCATTCGCTGCAACCAGGCGTGCATTGCCCGGCTGATGGTCGGCAACGCCATCTCCTGCGTGGTCAACCCCGCCGCCGGGCGCGAGCAGCGCCTCGGCGTGCACACCCTGCAGGCTGCTGTACAGCCGCGCCACTGGCTGGTGGTCGGCGGCGGCCCGGCCGGCATGAAGGCTGCACTGACCCTGCGCCAGCGCGGCCACCGGGTCAGCCTGGTGGAGCGCGGTGAACGCCTCGGCGGGCAGCTGAACTTCGCCGCGCAACTGCCGCGCCGGCACAAGTTCAGCTTCATCCCTCGCGACCTGGAGACGCAGCTGCGCAAGTCCGGCGTGGAAATCCACCTGAACCGCGCGCTGGACGCCGACAGTGTGCTGGCCTGGGGCGCTGATGGGGTGATCCTCGCCACGGGTTCCCGCCCGCTGAAGACCGCCTTCACTTCCACCCGTCCGGCCGTGGACCGCGTGCCCGGCACCGAACAGGACAACGTGCTCAGCGTGATCGAGGTGTTGCAGGCACCGGGGCGGGTCGGCAAGCGTGTGGTGCTGTTCGACGAAGATGGCGGCAAGTATGCCCTGGGCACTGCCGAGTTCCTCCTCGATCGCGGCCACCAGGTGCATCTGGTCAGCCGCTTCACCGCGCTGTCGCCGAACCTGGCGCTGACCCTTGACCTGCCGGTGAACTACCGCCACGTATTCGCCAAGGGCCTGGAGTACACGCTGAACAGTTGGGTGCGCCGTATCGAGGGCAACCGCACGCAACTGTTCAACCTGTTCACCGACCAGGACAGCGCGCAGCTCGAAGCCGACACCTTCATCGTCGCCGCCGGCCACACCCCGTTCGACGAGTTGTATCGTGCACTTCAGGGCCGCGTGGAGAGTCTCCACTGCATCGGCGACGCGCGTCTGCCCCGGCCGTTGCAGGACATCATCTACGAAGGCTTCCTGGCCGGCCGCGAACAGCTGGACGATCCAGCGCGCTTCATCGAACAGGGTGAACTCGAAGGCTTTGGCTCGGACTGGTGGAGTGCAATGAGCCGCCAACTCGAAGGAGGTGAGGCATGA
- a CDS encoding nuclear transport factor 2 family protein gives MSRLNREQLIELATQKYFGNVDRKAMEPVLDCCHEDVQFTIQTDNLTHNGHTGVRRMFENLFSGYAEIWHGDFEVVADVESQTVCSRFNVYLKDHQGAETHLRNCNFWYVENGRFRRVFVFMSGDNVLR, from the coding sequence ATGAGCCGACTCAACCGTGAACAGCTGATCGAACTGGCCACCCAGAAGTACTTCGGCAACGTCGATCGAAAAGCCATGGAACCGGTGCTCGATTGCTGTCACGAGGATGTGCAGTTCACCATCCAGACTGACAACCTCACCCACAACGGCCATACCGGCGTGCGCAGGATGTTCGAGAACCTGTTCTCCGGCTACGCGGAAATCTGGCACGGCGATTTCGAGGTTGTCGCCGACGTCGAGAGCCAGACCGTGTGCTCGCGCTTCAACGTCTACCTGAAGGATCACCAGGGCGCGGAAACCCACCTGCGCAACTGCAACTTCTGGTACGTCGAGAACGGCAGATTCCGCCGTGTCTTCGTATTCATGAGCGGCGACAACGTACTGCGCTGA
- a CDS encoding aspartate/glutamate racemase family protein: MSHRIKVIIPIPMDQAGAANRASQLPAHLILPGFHPEFVPVAKGASLADSALDVLLMDFSVVQAGLRAQAEGYSAVCIDTVSDSGLAALRSRLDIPVVAPGMSAFHMACMLGKKFSVITMWDQWFPLYEKTLTEYQLWPRVASLRSIKTRPDLTELLAGKEDVVFAKLEAEARKAMEEDGADVIVLGSTTMHQSHAYLTERLPIPVINPGQVAYKLCEMMLSLGLKQSRKAYPTGDRPNDGAFHDFAR; the protein is encoded by the coding sequence GTGTCACATCGAATAAAAGTCATCATTCCAATTCCCATGGACCAGGCCGGCGCTGCCAACCGCGCCTCGCAACTGCCGGCCCATCTGATTCTCCCCGGTTTCCATCCAGAGTTCGTCCCGGTCGCCAAGGGTGCGTCGCTCGCCGACAGTGCCCTCGACGTGCTGCTGATGGACTTCTCGGTGGTGCAGGCCGGTCTGCGCGCCCAGGCGGAAGGCTACAGCGCGGTGTGCATCGATACGGTCAGCGACTCCGGGCTCGCCGCGCTGCGTTCGCGCCTGGACATCCCGGTGGTGGCGCCGGGCATGTCGGCTTTCCACATGGCCTGCATGCTGGGCAAGAAGTTCAGCGTGATCACGATGTGGGACCAGTGGTTCCCGCTCTATGAAAAGACCCTGACCGAGTACCAGCTGTGGCCGCGGGTTGCCTCGCTGCGTTCGATCAAGACCCGTCCCGATCTCACCGAGCTGCTGGCGGGCAAGGAAGACGTGGTGTTCGCCAAGCTCGAAGCCGAGGCTCGCAAGGCGATGGAGGAGGATGGCGCCGACGTCATCGTGCTCGGTTCGACCACCATGCACCAGTCGCACGCCTATCTGACCGAGCGCCTGCCGATTCCGGTGATCAACCCGGGCCAGGTGGCCTACAAGCTCTGTGAAATGATGCTCAGCCTCGGTCTCAAGCAGAGCCGCAAGGCCTATCCCACCGGCGACAGGCCGAACGACGGCGCCTTCCACGATTTCGCCCGCTGA